One region of Mucilaginibacter gotjawali genomic DNA includes:
- a CDS encoding cupin domain-containing protein, translating to MDTGKYIESGVLEEYCLGLLSEEEEAHLIQMTMLYPDIKAELTAIENAMEKLANLNAIEPNPSVKQKVLLALGFDDPGMLNMDDLPVIRHACDPEPWISLFSHLIPDEPVADFVSHLIRDDEDVQQMLVISKVNVPEEEHGDMLESFFILQGRCECTIGEDFYALGPGDFVEIPLHKKHDIKLVTSHVTAVLQYRFI from the coding sequence ATGGATACAGGGAAGTATATTGAAAGCGGTGTTTTAGAAGAGTATTGCCTGGGTTTGCTAAGTGAAGAAGAAGAGGCGCACCTCATCCAGATGACAATGCTTTACCCGGATATTAAAGCAGAATTGACGGCTATAGAAAACGCCATGGAGAAACTGGCGAATTTAAATGCTATCGAGCCCAACCCTTCGGTTAAACAAAAAGTGCTTTTGGCACTTGGATTTGATGACCCCGGGATGCTGAATATGGATGATCTCCCGGTAATTCGTCATGCTTGCGACCCCGAACCCTGGATAAGTTTATTTTCTCACTTAATTCCTGATGAGCCGGTAGCAGATTTTGTTAGCCACCTGATAAGAGACGATGAGGACGTTCAGCAAATGCTCGTGATCAGCAAAGTAAATGTACCAGAAGAAGAACATGGCGATATGCTGGAAAGTTTTTTCATTTTGCAGGGTCGCTGCGAATGCACTATCGGCGAAGACTTTTATGCCTTAGGTCCCGGCGATTTTGTTGAGATCCCTTTGCATAAGAAGCACGATATAAAATTGGTAACATCCCATGTTACCGCTGTTTTGCAGTACCGGTTTATATAG
- the ligD gene encoding DNA ligase D, translating into MSLLDYFRKRDFKKTAEPKSGKSKTKTLSFVVQRHHASHLHYDFRLELDGVLKSWAVPKGPSMDPNDKRLAMMVEDHPYDYRNFEGVIPQGNYGAGVVLIWDKGTYTSLAENREDDVKTLRAGLKSGNLKFRLKGEILKGEFALVKLHNAEDNSWLLIKHNDEFAQRHFNSEDLVPEKIKALKNNKHGEATTLPLSKKIKTKEKNVEDGEAAIAADNEATAGKPYTPMMAKLAPKVFDSDDWIFERKLDGYRAIGYTGSKARLISRNDIDFSKDYSKIVDELKSVPQKAILDGELVIEDKSGKSSFQDIQQYEGDTRELKLKYYVFDLLNFDGHDLRGMELVRRKELLKSLLKSIDSKDIIYNDHIEGKGTVYLEKAKKEGWEGIIGKDSHSYYNSGKRTDHWLKFKLQNSQEAIICGYTAPEGSRKYFGSLILGIKPGDKMQYIGNCGTGFNEAGIKELYEKMHPLETDKKPFEEKIIRRNKITWIKPKLVCEVWYAEWTADKHLRHPVFKGLRMDKKSEKVIMETPDTQLADEEVITIGRKNLKVTHLNKVFWKEEGITKGQLINYYRDMADWIVPYLKDKPISMRRQPNGTGDPGFFQKDTDTAHLPDFIKTESLYSESNDKHIHYIIGDGAATLLYMVNLGCIEINPWLSSYKTPENPDYIVIDLDPHDVPFSYAVDAALKTKEIFERMKLEVFIKTSGSKGLHIYCYLGAKYDYDFVKMFAEYAANLIHTELPDTTSVERSPAKRKNKVYIDFLQNRRGQTVACPYSVRPRPGATVSAPLKWSEVNYDLKLSDYTIFNMKDRVKKINDPWKELTNTKADLKKALELLKK; encoded by the coding sequence ATGAGTTTGCTTGATTATTTCAGAAAGCGTGATTTTAAGAAGACTGCCGAACCAAAAAGCGGCAAAAGCAAAACGAAAACTTTATCCTTCGTGGTACAGCGGCATCATGCTTCGCACCTGCATTATGATTTCAGGCTCGAACTTGATGGCGTACTGAAAAGCTGGGCCGTACCAAAAGGCCCCTCAATGGATCCGAACGACAAACGTTTAGCCATGATGGTGGAAGACCATCCCTATGATTACCGCAACTTTGAAGGCGTTATACCCCAGGGAAATTACGGGGCCGGAGTAGTTTTAATCTGGGACAAGGGAACATATACGTCGCTGGCTGAAAACCGGGAAGACGATGTAAAAACATTGCGGGCCGGGCTAAAATCAGGTAATTTAAAATTCAGGCTGAAGGGCGAAATTTTAAAAGGAGAATTTGCCCTGGTAAAGCTGCATAACGCTGAAGATAATTCGTGGCTGCTGATTAAGCATAACGATGAATTTGCCCAACGGCATTTTAACAGCGAAGACCTGGTGCCCGAAAAGATAAAGGCGCTAAAAAACAACAAACACGGGGAGGCGACAACTCTGCCTTTATCAAAAAAAATAAAAACCAAAGAAAAGAACGTTGAAGACGGCGAAGCAGCCATAGCTGCTGATAATGAGGCGACTGCCGGTAAACCCTATACCCCCATGATGGCAAAACTGGCGCCGAAAGTATTTGATAGCGACGACTGGATATTTGAGCGCAAACTGGATGGCTACCGGGCTATAGGATATACAGGCAGTAAAGCCCGGCTCATCTCGCGCAACGACATTGATTTTAGCAAGGACTATAGTAAGATAGTGGATGAGTTGAAGTCCGTTCCGCAAAAGGCCATTTTGGATGGGGAATTGGTTATTGAAGACAAAAGTGGCAAAAGTAGTTTCCAGGATATACAGCAATATGAGGGCGATACCCGCGAATTGAAGCTAAAGTATTATGTTTTTGACCTGCTGAACTTTGACGGGCACGACTTGCGTGGGATGGAGCTGGTCAGGAGGAAAGAATTGTTAAAATCTTTACTGAAGTCGATTGATTCGAAGGACATTATTTATAATGATCATATCGAAGGAAAGGGAACTGTTTATTTGGAAAAGGCGAAGAAAGAAGGATGGGAGGGAATAATAGGAAAGGATAGCCATAGTTACTATAACAGTGGCAAACGTACTGATCACTGGCTGAAGTTTAAACTTCAAAATTCGCAGGAGGCAATTATTTGCGGGTACACAGCTCCTGAAGGTTCGCGCAAATATTTTGGCTCGTTGATCCTGGGCATTAAGCCCGGCGATAAAATGCAATATATCGGCAACTGCGGTACAGGTTTTAATGAGGCCGGTATTAAGGAGCTTTATGAAAAAATGCACCCGCTGGAAACCGATAAAAAACCTTTTGAAGAAAAAATAATCCGGCGGAACAAAATAACCTGGATAAAACCAAAATTGGTTTGCGAAGTATGGTATGCTGAATGGACGGCTGATAAGCATCTGCGGCACCCGGTATTCAAAGGTTTAAGGATGGATAAAAAATCAGAAAAGGTAATTATGGAAACACCCGATACACAGCTGGCCGACGAGGAGGTTATCACCATCGGTCGCAAAAATTTGAAAGTCACCCACCTGAATAAGGTATTCTGGAAGGAAGAGGGGATAACCAAGGGGCAGCTTATTAATTATTACAGGGACATGGCTGATTGGATAGTTCCTTATTTAAAGGATAAACCTATATCCATGCGCCGGCAGCCAAACGGTACCGGCGACCCCGGTTTTTTTCAAAAAGATACGGATACCGCTCACCTGCCCGATTTTATTAAAACCGAATCGCTTTATTCAGAAAGTAATGATAAGCACATACATTACATTATAGGCGATGGTGCTGCCACGCTTTTGTATATGGTGAATTTAGGCTGCATCGAGATCAATCCATGGCTTAGTTCATATAAAACGCCGGAGAATCCGGATTATATAGTTATTGATCTTGATCCGCATGATGTGCCGTTTAGCTATGCCGTTGATGCGGCACTAAAAACAAAAGAAATTTTTGAACGCATGAAACTGGAGGTTTTTATAAAAACGTCCGGATCAAAAGGCCTGCATATTTATTGCTACCTGGGTGCTAAATACGACTATGACTTTGTTAAAATGTTTGCAGAATACGCAGCAAATTTGATACACACTGAACTGCCTGACACTACCAGCGTTGAACGGAGCCCAGCCAAACGAAAAAATAAAGTCTATATCGATTTTTTGCAAAACCGCCGGGGCCAAACGGTGGCTTGCCCCTATTCGGTACGGCCAAGGCCCGGTGCTACCGTTTCAGCTCCGCTCAAATGGAGTGAAGTGAACTACGACCTTAAGTTATCCGACTATACGATTTTTAATATGAAAGATCGTGTAAAAAAGATCAATGACCCTTGGAAGGAGCTGACAAATACAAAGGCAGACTTGAAAAAAGCCCTGGAATTATTGAAAAAATGA
- a CDS encoding VOC family protein yields the protein MKFRIARHTTDLNRIIDFYGRILGLKVLGDFKDHHQYNGVFMGLPGESWHMEFTVSEKQPEHKPDDDDLLVFYAASLAEFAEIKKRFIINNVKHVKPQNPYWEKNGITFEDPDGYRIVISVIRGL from the coding sequence ATGAAATTCAGGATCGCCAGGCATACTACAGACTTAAACCGCATCATTGATTTTTACGGCCGCATTTTGGGCCTGAAAGTGCTGGGCGATTTTAAGGACCACCACCAGTATAACGGCGTTTTCATGGGTTTACCCGGTGAAAGCTGGCATATGGAGTTCACCGTGTCGGAAAAACAGCCCGAACACAAACCCGATGACGACGACCTCCTGGTTTTTTATGCGGCATCCCTGGCCGAATTTGCTGAGATCAAAAAAAGGTTTATCATCAATAATGTAAAACATGTTAAACCACAAAACCCCTATTGGGAAAAGAACGGGATCACCTTTGAAGATCCGGATGGCTACAGAATTGTAATTTCGGTAATAAGGGGACTGTAA
- a CDS encoding glycosyl hydrolase 53 family protein, with protein sequence MLHNMYTIPFPGLKRCGLLVFLMLFAAGTLQAQQNRWKPKPPGVPSEIQITPYKTTMIANGKDEALINVKIIDSKGDSLANAQIPVVLHLSGDAKIVNIMDAGDFAAIPHTDTSWQINVHGSCRLILRAGTTLSKIKLEAKADSLYTGSTEIHTVQLGIAHVVTRDKYKPKKVTDKILGADISFLPQLESRGMKFSDKGVQGDAMEIMKAHGFNYIRLRIFVDPAQPKGYSPVKGFCDLEHTKQMAKRIKAAGMKFLLDFHYSDYWADPQQQNKPAAWAGEDFPAVKTSLYNYTVDVMQQLKDQGTAPDMVQVGNEINHGMVWPDGAIGSLDSLAQLIYEGVKGVQKVSPNTIIMLHIALGGQNAEARFFLDNMKERNVPFDVIGLSYYPKWHGTPADLKYNMADLAKRYPQQVMVAEYSQLKREVNDIAFNVPNGKAVGSFIWEPLSTWEGIFDKDGKANDYLDVVYPEIAGKYLNH encoded by the coding sequence ATGTTACATAATATGTATACCATACCTTTCCCCGGACTTAAACGTTGCGGACTGTTAGTTTTTTTAATGTTATTTGCTGCCGGCACGCTGCAAGCTCAGCAAAACCGATGGAAGCCAAAACCTCCGGGCGTACCTTCCGAAATTCAGATAACCCCTTACAAAACCACGATGATTGCTAATGGTAAGGATGAGGCCCTGATAAATGTTAAAATTATTGATAGCAAGGGGGATAGCCTTGCAAATGCGCAAATCCCTGTTGTATTGCATTTAAGTGGCGATGCCAAAATTGTAAACATAATGGATGCCGGTGATTTTGCAGCCATACCGCATACGGACACTAGCTGGCAGATAAACGTGCATGGCAGCTGCCGGTTAATCTTACGTGCCGGAACAACGCTAAGTAAAATTAAACTCGAAGCCAAAGCTGATAGTTTATACACGGGCTCAACCGAGATCCACACGGTGCAATTAGGAATAGCGCACGTAGTTACACGCGATAAATACAAACCGAAAAAAGTTACTGATAAAATATTGGGCGCCGATATTTCCTTTTTACCGCAACTGGAAAGCCGCGGTATGAAATTTTCCGACAAAGGTGTTCAGGGTGACGCTATGGAGATCATGAAAGCGCATGGGTTTAACTACATCCGGCTGCGGATCTTTGTCGACCCGGCACAGCCTAAAGGCTATTCGCCGGTGAAAGGTTTTTGCGACCTTGAGCATACCAAACAAATGGCCAAGCGAATAAAAGCCGCAGGGATGAAGTTTTTGCTCGATTTTCATTACAGCGATTACTGGGCCGATCCGCAACAGCAAAATAAACCCGCCGCCTGGGCTGGCGAAGATTTCCCGGCGGTTAAAACATCCCTTTATAACTATACCGTTGATGTAATGCAGCAGTTAAAAGACCAGGGCACCGCGCCCGATATGGTACAGGTAGGCAACGAAATTAACCATGGTATGGTATGGCCCGACGGCGCCATTGGCAGCCTGGATAGCCTGGCACAGCTGATATACGAAGGTGTGAAGGGTGTTCAAAAAGTTAGTCCGAATACTATTATTATGCTGCATATTGCTTTGGGGGGCCAAAATGCCGAAGCCAGGTTCTTTTTGGATAATATGAAAGAGCGAAACGTGCCTTTTGATGTGATAGGCCTTTCTTACTACCCCAAATGGCACGGTACCCCTGCCGACCTGAAATACAATATGGCCGACCTTGCCAAACGCTACCCGCAGCAGGTAATGGTTGCCGAATACTCGCAGCTTAAACGTGAAGTAAACGATATTGCCTTCAATGTGCCCAATGGCAAGGCCGTAGGTTCTTTTATTTGGGAACCACTAAGCACCTGGGAAGGCATTTTTGATAAAGATGGCAAAGCCAATGATTACCTGGATGTGGTTTACCCGGAGATAGCGGGGAAGTATCTGAATCACTGA
- the ku gene encoding non-homologous end joining protein Ku, translating to MRPIWKGSLGFGLVSIPVKLYSAVQSSSLDFDMLDGRDHAHIRYQRVNENTHKEVPYDEIVKGYKLNDDYVIVDDQDFEDAAPEKSKVIEIESFVDIGDVNPMYYETSYYAEPDAKNNKAYALLVEALVKSKKAGLARFVLRTTESLCIVHPVEHVLVVTRIRFAQEIRSMDDLNVAKDVAVSKKELDVGMALINQYAEHFDVSKFKDEYNNELLKIIKAKAKGKRATVKKMKPAKATGDDLYEQLMQSLNSKKGA from the coding sequence ATGAGACCTATCTGGAAAGGTTCACTTGGCTTTGGCCTGGTTAGTATCCCGGTTAAATTATATTCAGCGGTTCAAAGCAGTTCGCTGGATTTTGATATGCTGGATGGTCGCGATCATGCGCATATCCGTTACCAGCGCGTTAATGAAAATACACATAAAGAAGTGCCTTACGATGAAATTGTTAAAGGCTATAAACTGAACGACGATTATGTAATAGTAGACGATCAGGATTTTGAAGATGCAGCGCCCGAAAAAAGCAAGGTCATCGAGATAGAAAGCTTTGTGGATATCGGCGATGTTAACCCCATGTATTACGAAACTTCCTATTACGCCGAACCGGACGCTAAAAATAATAAAGCATATGCCCTGCTGGTTGAGGCGTTGGTGAAATCAAAAAAAGCCGGCCTGGCCAGGTTTGTATTGCGTACCACAGAGTCGCTTTGCATTGTACACCCGGTGGAACATGTGCTGGTAGTAACCCGCATCCGTTTTGCGCAGGAGATCCGCAGCATGGATGACCTGAATGTAGCAAAAGACGTTGCAGTAAGCAAGAAGGAGCTGGACGTCGGCATGGCGCTCATCAACCAATATGCTGAACATTTTGACGTTTCGAAATTTAAAGATGAATATAATAATGAGCTTTTAAAGATCATTAAGGCCAAAGCGAAAGGTAAAAGGGCAACTGTTAAAAAAATGAAACCTGCCAAAGCTACCGGCGACGACCTGTACGAACAACTGATGCAAAGCCTTAATAGCAAGAAAGGAGCTTGA
- a CDS encoding family 43 glycosylhydrolase: MLREIFKFKNKRSWSVILLTILVSGIHLKTTAQQNFIKNPIARGYFADPTIIKDKGTWYIYATIDPWGSDELGVLATKDFKTFTQKHINWPTKKACTSSTSNGSMVWAPSIRKVNGLFYMYVAVGSEVWAGVSEHPLGPWRNAKPDNTPLVTAKDYPAVHNIDPDCFIDDDGQAYLYWGSGFNWINGHCMAVKLKKDMVTFDGTPMDITPPHYFEAPHMVKRNGIYYLMYSYGKAIDASYQVRYSTGKTPSGPWTEGVYDPILSTAADSSTYGPGHHTVFKVNKQYYILYHRIHPQKKDYVLRELCLDSLNFDAKGNILKIDPAGVKAF, encoded by the coding sequence ATGTTACGCGAGATTTTTAAGTTCAAAAATAAAAGGTCATGGTCAGTTATATTGCTGACCATATTGGTATCAGGCATACATTTAAAAACCACCGCCCAACAAAATTTCATTAAAAACCCCATTGCAAGGGGGTATTTTGCCGACCCGACCATTATTAAGGATAAGGGCACCTGGTATATCTACGCCACCATCGATCCATGGGGCAGCGATGAGTTAGGTGTTTTGGCAACCAAAGATTTTAAAACTTTCACCCAAAAACATATCAACTGGCCTACCAAAAAAGCCTGCACCAGTTCAACGTCGAACGGATCAATGGTATGGGCGCCATCCATCCGAAAAGTCAATGGATTGTTTTACATGTATGTGGCGGTTGGCAGCGAAGTTTGGGCAGGCGTAAGTGAACACCCGCTGGGCCCCTGGCGCAACGCAAAACCTGATAATACACCTTTAGTTACTGCAAAAGATTATCCGGCAGTACATAACATCGACCCGGATTGTTTTATTGATGACGACGGGCAGGCCTACCTGTACTGGGGCTCTGGCTTCAATTGGATAAACGGGCATTGTATGGCGGTAAAACTAAAAAAAGACATGGTAACCTTTGATGGCACGCCAATGGACATTACCCCGCCCCACTATTTCGAAGCGCCGCACATGGTAAAGCGCAACGGCATCTATTACCTGATGTATTCTTACGGAAAAGCGATCGACGCCAGCTACCAGGTTCGCTATTCAACCGGGAAGACTCCTTCGGGTCCGTGGACAGAAGGCGTGTATGACCCTATTCTTTCCACCGCGGCTGACAGCAGTACTTACGGCCCTGGTCATCACACCGTTTTTAAAGTAAACAAACAATATTATATCCTGTACCACCGCATCCACCCACAAAAAAAGGATTATGTATTAAGGGAGCTTTGTTTGGATAGCTTAAATTTTGACGCCAAAGGCAATATCCTTAAAATAGATCCGGCAGGAGTTAAGGCATTTTAA
- a CDS encoding nitrilase family protein: MKNMLKIATAQFEHKSGDKEANLETIRQLAAKAAGEGAEVIAFHECSITGYSFALNFSKQQMLDMAEFIPDGPSVKRLTDIAAAYNIVVLAGLFEKDADNKIYKPYVCVDKNGLVAKYRKLHPFINAHITPGNEYVVFDLCGWKCGILICYDNNVIENVRATALLGAEIIFMPHVTMCTPSTRPGAGFVDPELWENRVADPTSLRQEFDGPKGREWLMKWLPARAYDNAVYAVFANAIGMDGEQLKNGCSMIIDPYGDIIAECRKLDNDIAIATLTPDKLELAGGYRYRKARRPDLYKDIIGRDHVPEQKVVWLTKNN; this comes from the coding sequence ATGAAGAACATGCTGAAAATCGCTACCGCCCAATTTGAGCACAAAAGCGGCGATAAAGAAGCTAACCTGGAAACCATCCGCCAGCTTGCTGCAAAAGCTGCCGGCGAAGGCGCAGAAGTTATTGCTTTTCATGAATGCTCAATTACCGGCTATTCATTTGCGCTTAATTTTTCGAAGCAGCAAATGCTGGATATGGCCGAGTTTATCCCGGATGGGCCATCGGTTAAAAGGTTAACCGACATTGCGGCGGCATATAACATCGTAGTTTTGGCAGGGCTTTTTGAGAAGGATGCCGATAATAAAATTTACAAGCCTTACGTTTGCGTGGATAAAAACGGGCTGGTAGCCAAATATCGTAAACTGCACCCCTTTATCAATGCACATATCACTCCCGGAAATGAATATGTAGTATTTGATCTTTGCGGATGGAAATGCGGAATATTAATCTGCTATGATAATAACGTTATTGAAAATGTAAGGGCTACGGCTTTACTTGGCGCCGAGATTATTTTTATGCCGCATGTTACCATGTGTACCCCATCAACCCGGCCGGGGGCCGGTTTTGTCGATCCCGAGTTATGGGAAAACAGGGTCGCCGACCCCACCTCGCTGCGCCAGGAGTTTGATGGCCCCAAGGGAAGGGAATGGCTGATGAAATGGCTGCCCGCACGGGCCTATGACAATGCTGTTTATGCAGTTTTTGCTAATGCGATAGGCATGGACGGCGAACAACTGAAAAACGGATGCTCAATGATCATCGACCCTTACGGCGATATCATTGCTGAATGCCGTAAACTGGATAATGATATCGCGATAGCAACACTAACACCTGATAAACTGGAACTGGCAGGTGGTTACCGCTACCGGAAAGCCAGGCGACCGGATTTATACAAAGATATTATAGGGAGAGACCACGTACCGGAACAAAAAGTGGTATGGCTTACTAAAAACAACTAA